Genomic DNA from Desulfuromonas versatilis:
CAGGGTCATGACGATGAAGGTGCCGATCACCGAAATGGGGATGGCGGTGGCGACGATGAGCGTCGGGGCCAGGGAGCGCAGAAACAGCAGCAGCACCGTCACCGCGAGCAGGCCGCCGACCCAGAGGTTCTGCAGTACCAGGTCGATGGCCGATTCGATGTACTCGGTTTCGTCGTAGACCTGGCGCAGGACCAGCCCTTCTTCGGCGAGGACCCCCTCGTTGAGTTCGCGCAGGGCCAGCTTGAGCCCGGCCATGACCTCCAGGACGTTGGTCCCCGATTCGCGCTGGACGTTGACGGCCATGGCCGGCTCGCCGTTCTGGCGCACCGAAACCGTCGCCTGCTCGTAGCCGAAGCGGGCCTCGGCCACGTCGCCGACGAACAGGCGCTGCCCCGAGGCGGTCGGCAGGGCGATGGCCTCGACTTCGCCCGGCGCGGTCAGTTCGGCGAGGGTGCGCACGATGTAGCGGCGCTTGCCTTCATCGAAGCTGCCCGCGGAGATATTCACATTCTCGCTGTCCAGGGCGCGGATGAGTTCTCCCAGGGTGAGCCCGATGGCCGAGAGCTTTTCCGGGTCGACCACCACCTGCAGCTCCGGCTCGCGCCCGCCGATGACGTTGCTGCGGGCCACCCCGGGCACCCGCTCGAAGCGGGCCTTGACATGGTCTTCGGTAAACAGCTGGTAGCTGTAGATGGGGTTGCTGTTGCCGGCAAGGGGCTTGAGGATGAACCAGGCGATGGGCCGGTCGTCGGTGTTGACGGTGGAGATCACCGGGCGCTCGGCGTCCTCGGGGATATCCCGCACCTGGTTCAGGCGGTTGCTGACCTTGAGCAGCGCCGCGTCCATGTCGGTGCCGGGGGTAAAGGTCAGCACGATCCGGCCGCTGCTGTCCTGCGACTCGGATTTCATCTCCTCGACCCCTTCGACGCTCTTGAGCTCGTCCTCCTGGCGCAGGATGATCTCTTTTTCGACCTCTTCGGGGCTGGCACCGGGCCAGTCGGTCTGGATAGTGATTTCCGGGCGGGAGACCTCGGGGGTGAGCTGGATGGGGGTGCGCCACAGCGAGAGCAGGCCGAACAGCACCACCAGCAGAACGCCGACGCTGACCCCGACCTGACGCTCGACGGAGGTGGCGATCAGCTTCATGGCGCACTCCCCCCGCCACCCGGGGCTTCCTGGACCTGCTGCCCCTCGCGGAGCCTTTCGTTGCCGCGGATGGCCACGCGGTTCCCCGCCTCGAGGGAACCATCCAGGGGGCGCACCAGGAAGCTCCCCCCGGCCGCCTGGAGCAGTTCCACGGGAATGATTCGAGCTGTATCCCGATGAATTTTCACCACGTATCCGCCGCCGTCGGGGCGGGGTACATAGGCATCCTTGGGAATCACCAGCCCCGGGTTGTCGAGGTCGCGCATAAAGGTGACCCGGGCCAGCATGCCGGCGAGGATTTTCCCCTCGGGGTTGGCGACGCTGACCTGCACCGGGAAGGTGCGCGATGCGAGGTCCGCCTGGGGTACCACCGCGGTGACTTCCCCGGAGAAATCTCCCCCCGGCAGCGCGTCGAAGTTTACCCGGGCCTGCATGCCGAGTTTTACCTGGCTCAGGTGCTGCTCGGGGACCGGGGTCATCACCTGGATGGTCGAGAGGTCCGCCAGCTCCACGACGGCCTCCCCCTCGTCTACCCACTGCCCGAGTTCGGTGACTGCCCGCACTACATGCCCGCTGAAGGGGGCGCGGATGCTCATCCGCTCCAGCCGGTCCTGGAGCAGGCGGATGGAGGCCTGGTTGCGGCTGGCTTCCTGCAACAGGGCGTCGAGTTCGGTCTGGCGGGCCTGCAATTCCTCCTCGGAGATGATTCGCTGGCTGTGCAGCTCCCGGGCCCGGCGCAGGTCGGCCTCGGCTTTGGCGATGCGGGTCTGTACCTCGCCAAGGCGGGCCCTGGCCTCCTCCCGCTGCAGTTCGACAGGGTAGCTCCGCAGGCGGGCGATCACCTCGCCCCTGGCCACCTGGTCGCCGCGGCGGACGCGGAGAAACTCCACCAGGCCGTCAACCTCGCTGGCCACCCGGGCCATGTAGCGCGGCTCGGCGGTGGCCGCAAAGGTGCGGGGGATGCGCGGCTGCCCCTGTTCGACGGTGGCGGTGACGATCAGGGCGGCCGGAGGGGTGGCATTCGGCTGGGCGTAAACCGGGGAGGCAAGACACAGCAGCAAGCTGAACAGGGCGCGAGACCTGAGCATACCAGGCGGGTCCTTCTGCAGTGGCGGGGGGGGCCCCGCGGGGAACTGGGTCGGACGGGCATCATGGCTCTACAGTTAATTAATTCAATAAACCACCGGAGTGTCAAGGGCGGGAGTCCTGGTTAAAGATAGATGGACGCCCCTTGGGAACGCAAAAGCCCCGGCCGAGGGGGCCGGGGCTTGGTGGGGTACTCTGCTGAGAGGGGGGGATCAGCCGGCGACCAGCTTTTCCTTGCGGGCGGTCATCACCTTGTAGGCGCAGAACTCGCCGCACATGGTGCAGGCGCCGTGCTCCTCGTCGACCCCCGATTCGGCGCGCAGACGGCGGGCCTTCTCGGGGTCGAGGGCGAGGGCGAACTGCCCCTCCCAGTCGAGGGCCTTGCGGCAGCGGGCCATGGCGATGTCTTTCTCGAGGGCGCCGGGCACCCCTTTGACGATGTCGGCGGCGTGGGCGGCGATGCGGCAGGCGATGACCCCCTCGTGCACGTCCTCCACCGTCGGCAGGCGCAGGTGCTCGCTGGCGGTGACGTAGCAGAGAAAGTCGGCGCCGGCGCTGGCCGCCAGGGTGCCGCCGATGGCGCAGGTGATGTGGTCGTAGCCCGGGGCGATGTCGGTGACCAGGGGCCCCAGCACGTAGAAGGGGGCGCCGTGGCAGAGCCGCTTCTGCAGCTGGATATTGGCCTCGATCTGGTTGAGCGGCACGTGGCCGGGTCCCTCGATCATCACCTGGACGCCGGCCTCCCAGGCGCGCTGGGTCAGTTCGCCGAGCACGATCAGCTCGTGGATCTGGGCGCGGTCGGTGGCGTCGGCCAGGCAACCGGGGCGGAAGCCGTCGCCCAGCGACAGGGTGGCATCGAAAGGCTTGACGATCTCGAGCAGCCGGTCGAAGTGCTCGTAGAGGGGGTTTTCGGCGTTGTTGTGGGTCATCCACTCGATGGTGAAGGAGCCGCCGCGGGAGACCACCTCCATGATCCGCCCCTCACGGTCCATACGCTCGACGGTGGCGCGGGTGACCCCGCAGTGCACGGTGATGAAGTCGACCCCATCCTCGAGGTGCTTGACGATGCCGTCGAAGATCTCGTCGACGGTCATCTCGACCATCGCCTTGTTCTTGCGGGTCACCGTGTCGACCGCCGCCTGGTAAAGGGGGACCGAGCCGATGCAGGCGTTGGTCTGGGAGATGATCGCCGCGCGGATCTCGTCAATGGGCCCGCCGGTAGAGAGGTCCATGATCGCGTCGGCGCCGGCGGCCACCGCGACGCGGGCCTTTTCCAGCTCCTTGTCGATGCTCTTGTCGTCCTTGCTGGTGCCGATGTTGGCGTTGACCTTGGTGCGCAGGCCCTTGCCGACCGCCAGCGGGATGCCGTTGCCGTGCTTGTTGTTGTGGCAGATGATCGCCGTTCCTTCGGCGATGCGCTGGCGCAGGATCTCCGGGTCGATATTCTCCGCCGCGGCGGCCTGTTTCATTTTGTCGGTGATGATGCCCTTGCGGGCGGCTTCGAGCTGGGTCATTTATTTACCTCGAGGAGTCAGAATTCAGGAGCCAAGAGAGTGCATGCTCCGACTTGGACTAGTTGTCTTTCCTGGGTTTGCCTTTCACCAATCACTTATTACTCATCACTGATTACGGCTTTTGCCGCCTGCCAGTGGTTGACCGGGCCGTGGCCGCTGCCCAGGGGGACGGCGCTGCGGATTGCTTCGGTGATGAACGCCTTGGCCTTTTCCACCGCCTTGACCAGGGGCATTCCCTGGGCGATGAAGGTAGCGATGGCCGCCGAGTAGGTGCAGCCGGTGCCGTGGGTGTTGGGGGTTTCGAGCCGTTCGGCGCCGAAGCGGTGAACGCTGTCGCCGGCAAGCAGCAGGTCGACGGCGGGCCCCGGCAGATGTCCGCCCTTGATCAGCACGTTGCGCGCGCCCAGCTTCTGCAGGGCGCGGGCCGCCACCTCCATGTCGGCCTCGGTTTTGACCTTGAGCCCAGCGATGGCTTCCGCTTCGGGGATGTTGGGGGTGATCAGGTAGGTGAGCGGGAGCAACCGGGCCAGCAGGGTGTCGACGGCCTGCTGCTGCAGCAAGGGGGCGCCCCCCTTGGCGATCATCACCGGGTCGACCACCGTCAGCAGGTTGCGCCGCTTGAGCGCGCGGGCGACCACGCCGATGATCTCCGCCGAGTAGAGCATGCCGGTCTTCACCGTGTCGGCCCCCAGGTCGGAGAGGACCGCCTCGATCTGGTCGGCGACGAAATCCTCCGGACAGGGGTGGATGCCCCGCACTCCCCGGGTGTTCTGCGCGGTCAGGGCGGTCAGGGCGCTGCTGCCGAAGGCGCCGAGCAGGGTGATGGTCTTCAGGTCGGCCTGGATGCCGGCGCCACCTCCCGAGTCGGACCCGGCCACGCTCAGCACGCGGCCGCGGGGGTAGGGGAGGTGGCGGTTGAACTGCAGGGCGATCTCGCGGGCCGCCAGGGACGGAAAGGGGTCGGCCATCACCGCCGAGATCACCGCCACCGCGTCGGCGCCGGCCGTGATAGCCTCGTCGGCCCGCTCCCGGTCGATGCCGCCGATGGCGACGATGGGGATCTTGACGGCGCGGCGCACCTTCTTCAGGGTATCGATGCCGACCAGCTCGGTGTCCTGCTTGGTGCCGGTGGGGTAGATGCTGCCAACGCCGATGTAGTCGGCCCCCTGGGTTTCGGCCTTGAGCGCCTGCTCGACGGTGCGGGTGGAGACGCCGATTATGCGCTGGTGACCGAGAATCTTGCGGGCCTCGGCGACCGTCCCGTCCCCCTGGCCAAGGTGCACGCCGTCGGCCTCGCAGGCGGCGGCGAGGTTGGCATCGTCGTTGACGATGAAGGTAGCCCCGACCTTGCGGCAAAGCCCGGCGAGCTGCCGGGCAGCCTCGATCCGGCGCTCTGCGGGCAGCTCCTTGTCCCGGTACTGGATCACCCGGGCACCGCCCTGCAGGGCGGCTTCGACCCGAGCGGCCAGGTTGCCGTCGCGGTCGCTGTCGGTGATGACGTAAAGCCCTTTGATCATGGCCTGTCGCTTTCCCGGATAAAAAAAATGACGCCGCTGACCCCATGGGGGCGCGGCGCCATTAACGTGTTGACCGTTGTCGCCGCTTCCCTACGCCGGTATGACCCGGATCAGGTTCAAAGGGTCGTTCCGCACTCCGCGGAACTCTCAGTAGGACACTCCCCTAGCGGTATTTTTGATTTTTTATGCTTTAAGCAGTTCCTCGCCCGCGCTCAAGCGAGCACGATGCGTTTGTTGAGCAGGTCGATTTCGCCGATCGCGCCGGCAATGCTGCGGGTCTTGCCGAACACATCCACCAGCTTGAGCTGGCCGCCCGCGGCCAGGATCGACGAGACGTGCTCCAGAGGAGTTTCCTGGTCGCCGTCGATGAGAAGAAACGTCCCATGATCAAGACACATGCCGATACCTCCATGGAAAAGTAAGAAAAAGCCTAAAGGAATAGGCAGTTGCTGTCAACCTTAATGTCTCTGCTTTATTTCTCCCCCGCTGGGCTGCCCGGGCTGCTTGGTCCTTTACAGCGCCGGGACCCCGTGGTAAATAATTTATTTTCCCCCCTTCATCCCAAAGGGAGAACCTTCCCATGCAGGGTCGCCGTCCTACCGTTGCCGAAATCGACCTTTCGGCCCTGGCCCATAATTTTTCCCATATCCGCTCGCGAACCGCCGGCCGTCAGGTGCTGGCGGTGGTCAAGGCCGACGCCTACGGGCACGGCGCCGCCCGCGTCGCCCCGTTTCTTCAGGCGCAGGGTGCCGAGCTGTTCGGTGTCGCCCTGGTGGAGGAAGCTCTGGAGCTGCGTGCCGCCGGGGTCACCCGGCCGATCCTTGTTCTGGGCGGCATCTACCCCGGGCAGGAGCAGCAGGTGCTCGTCGCCGGCCTCTCCTGCACCCTGTTCTGCCTCGAGACTGCCCGGCGCCTGAATGCCGAGGCCGCAGCTGCTGGGCAGATCTGCCCCTTTCATCTTAAGCTCGATTCGGGGATGGGGCGGGTCGGCGTCCGACCGGAGGAATTGGCCGGGGTGCTGGATGAACTTGCCGGCTTGAGGTCTCTGCGCATGGAGGGGTTCTTCTCGCACCTGGCGCTGGCCGACGAACCCGGCCGGGAGTTCAACGAGGTCCAGGTGCGGAGGTTCCGCGAGGCCCTGGCCCGGGTGCGCGAGCGGGGCTTCGCGCCGGGTTTCGTGCATATCAGCAACAGCGCCGCCATCTTTACCCGGGATATCCCCGAAGCCAACCTGGTGCGCCCCGGCATCGCCCTCTACGGCGGCCTGCCGGCACCGGGGCTGGAGGGGACCATCGACCTGCGTCCGGTCATGCACCTGCGCACCCGGGTGGCGGCTCTCAAGACGGTGGCGCCGGGCACGGGGATCTCCTACAGCCACCGCTTCAGCGCAGAGAGGCCCACCGTGGTCGCCACACTGCCGGTCGGCTATGCCGACGGCTACAACCGGCTGCTGACCAACCGTGGCGAGGTGCTGGTTCGCGGGCGCCGCGCCCGGGTCGCCGGCACGGTCTGCATGGACTGGATCATGATCGATGTCACCGATGTCCCCGGTGTCGCCGTCGGCGACGAGGTAACCCTGCTCGGGTCCGCCGAGGGGGGCAGTATCAGCGCCGAGGAGTGGGCGGAGAAGGTCGGCAGCATCTCCTACGAGGTGTTCTGCGGCATCGGCAAGCGGGTGCCGAGGGTGTATTTAGGTGAGGAGTGAGGAGTGAGGAGTGAGGAGTGAGGAGTGAGGAGTGAGGAGTGAGGAGTGAGGAGTGAGGAGTGAGGAGTGAGGAGTGGAGGGCCTCCGGCTCTGGTCTGCGCCTCGGGCTGGATTTGGGGACGACGACGTTGGCCGGGCGGCTGATCGATGGTGCCGGGAAATGCCTGGCCGAGGGGAAGCTGGCCAACCCCCAGTCGGCCTTCGGCAGTGACATCATCCGCCGCCTCGAGGCGGCGCGCGGTGGAAACGCCCAGAAGTTGCAAGCGCTGTTGGCCCAGGGGATCGGCGGGCTGATCGACGATCTGCTGGCGCGGGCCGGGCGCTCACGGGGGGAGATTGCCGCGGCGGCGGCGGCCGGCAATCCCGGCATCTGCCACTTGCTGCGCGGTCTGGAGGTCGACTCGGTCCTGTTTCCCCCGCACCGGCCCCCCGACTGCGCCGGGGTTCATCTCGAGCCGAGAGGGCTCGGTCTGGATCTGCCCGTCTCCCTCTACCTGTTTCCCCTGGTCAGCGGCTATGTCGGCGGCGACCTGGTGGCCTTCCTGTTTGCAGAGCCCGAGCCGGCAGCGAGCACCTTTTTTCTCGATGTCGGCACCAACGGCGAGATGGCCCTGTTCGCCGACGGGCGCTGGTGGACCACATCGGTAGCGGCGGGACCGGCCTTCGAGGGGGGCGGGATCTCCTGCGGCATGGCTGCGAAGGCCGGCGCGGTGGAGCAGGTGCGCCTCGACGGCGACCGGCTGCGCCTGGGGGTGATCGGCGGCGGCGCGCCCCGCGGGCTTTGCGGCAGCGGCCTGGTCGAGGCGGTGGCCGCCGCGCTCGAGGGAGGGCTGATGGACCCCCGCGGAACCCTGCGCGATCCGGGCGAGGTGGCGAGCCACCTGTCCCGCTACCTGGTCGAGTCGCCCGAGGGGAACGCCTTGCGGCTGTACCGGGATGCGTCGGTGGAGCTGCGGCTCACCCAGGAGGATGTGCGCAATTTCCAGCTGGCCAAGGGGGCCGTGCAGGCCGGGGCACTCTGTCTGCTGCGGCGCGCCGGGGTCGCGCCCGAGGACCTCGCGGCGGTGGTGGTGACCGGCGCCTTTGGCTTTTCCCTGGCTTCCGCGGCCCTGAAAAGGGTTGCCATGCTGCCGGAAACCATGGTAGATAAGGTCCGTTTTGTCCCCGGGGGAGCGCTTGCCGGCGTCTGCCGTCTGCTGGCTGATCCCGAGGGGCCTGCCAGGGCCCAGGCCCTGGCCGACCGGCTCAAGCCTTACCCCCTTTCGGGGACCCCGGCCTTCGAACAGGCCTTCCTCGCAGCCCTCGATTTCTGAAAAAACCGCCCGTGGGACGGTTTTTTCGTGTTTTTAAGAACCCGTAAACGGCACATCCACATCTCTGGCTGGCGGCCGACGCCTTCAGTCGCGGAAAGGGAATCTCAATGGCTACCATCAAGCGTGCTCTCATCAGTGTTTCGGACAAGACCGGCGTGGTTGACTTCGCCCGGGAACTCAGCGGCTACGGCGTGGAGATCCTCTCCACCGGCGGCACCGCCAAGCTGCTGCGCGAGCAGGGGCTCGCGGTCAAGGACGTCTCCGAGTTCACCGGTTTTCCCGAGATGCTCGACGGCCGGGTCAAGACCCTGCACCCCAAGGTCCACGGCGGCCTGCTGGGGATGCGGGAGAACCCAGAGCACGTGGCCAAGATGAAGGAGCACGGCATCGAGCCCATCGACATGGTGGTGGTCAACCTCTACCCCTTCGAGGCTACCGTCGCCAAGCCCGACTGCACCCTCGAGGATGCCATCGAGAACATCGACATCGGCGGCCCGACCATGTTGCGCAGCGCCGCCAAGAACAACCGCGACGTCACCGTGCTGGTCGACCACGCCGACTACGCCGGGGTGCTGGCCGAGATGAAGCAGAGCGGCGGCGCGGTCGGCCGCGAGACCAACTTCCGCCTGGCGGTCAAGGTCTACCAGCACACCGCCGCCTACGACGGCGCCATCTCCAACTGGCTGGGGCGCAAGCTCGATGCCGAGTCGGCCGAATTCCCGCCGACCCTGACCCTGCAGTACAAGAAGGCCCAGGGGATGCGCTACGGTGAAAACCCCCACCAGAAAGCGGCCTTTTACGTCGAAAAGGAGGTCAAAGAGGCCTCCATCGCCACCGCCAAGCAGCTGCAGGGCAAGGAGCTTTCGTACAACAACATCGCCGACACCGACGCCGCCCTCGAGTGCGTCAAACAGTTCGGCGAGGCCCCGGCCTGCGTCATCGTCAAGCACGCCAACCCCTGTGGCGTCGCCCTCGGCAGCAACCTCCTCGAGGCCTACAACCGGGCCTTTTCCACCGACACCGAGTCGGCTTTCGGCGGCATCATCGCCTTCAACGGCGAGCTCGATGCCGATACCGCCAAGGTCATCGTCGAGCGCCAGTTCGTAGAGGTGATCATCGCCCCCAAGGTCAGCGCCGAGGCCGTGGCGGTGGTCGCCGCCAAGAAGAACGTGCGCCTGCTCGAGTGCGGCCAGTGGCCGGCCCAGCCCGCCCAGCGCTTTGAATTCAAGCGGGTCAACGGCGGCATGCTGGTGCAGGACACCGATCTGGAGCTGACCGCCGAACTCAAGGTGGTCACCAAGCGCCAGCCCACCGACGCCGAGATGCGCGATCTGCTCTTCACCTGGCAGGTCGCCAAGTTCGTCAAGTCCAACGCCATCGTCTACGGCAAGGACGGCATGACCATCGGGGTCGGCGCCGGGCAGATGAGCCGGGTCAACTCGGCACGCATCGCCGCCATCAAGGCCGAGCACGCCGGCCTGCAGGTCAAGGGGGCGGTGATGGCCTCGGACGCCTTCTTCCCCTTCCGCGACGGCATCGACAACGCCGCCGCCGCCGGCATCGCCGCGGTCATCCAGCCCGGCGGCTCGATCCGCGACGAGGAGGTCATCGCCGCCGCCGACGAACACGGCATGGCGATGGTGTTCACCGGGATGCGCCATTTCCGGCATTAAAAATAAAAAAAGGCGTGATGAGTGATGAGTAATCAGTAACAGGTGAAAAGGCTTTTTCTCATCACTCATTACTTATCACTTATTACGCTTTGAAAGGTTTTTGAATTATGAAGATTTTAGTTGTCGGCGGCGGCGGCCGCGAGCATGCCCTGGTCTGGAAGATTGCCCAGTCGCCCCTGGTGGACAAGGTCTACTGTGCGCCGGGCAACCCCGGCATCGCCGGGCTGGCCGAGTGCGTGGCGATCGCTGCGGACGACATCGACGGGCTGCTGGCCTTCGCCAGGGAGATGGCCATCGAGCTGACCGTGGTCGGCCCCGAGGTGCCCCTGACCCTGGGGATCGTCGACCGCTTCCAGGCCGCCGGCCTGGAAATCTTCGGGCCGAGCCAGGCTGCCGCGCGCATCGAGGGGTCCAAGGGCTTCTCCAAGGACCTGATGGCCAAGTACGGCATCCCCACCGCCGCCTACCGCAGTTTCACCGACCGTGACGCGGCCGTGGCCTACATCCGCGAGCAGGGCGCGCCCATCGTGGTCAAGGCCGACGGCCTGGCCGCCGGCAAGGGGGTCATCGTCGCCATGACCGAGGAGCAGGCGGTGGCGGCGGTAAACGAGATCATGGTCGATGCGGTCTTCGGCAGCGCCGGAGCCAGCGTAGTCATCGAGGAGTTCATGGAGGGGGAGGAGGCCTCCTTCTTCGCCTTCACCGACGGCAAGAACATCCTGCCGCTGGCCTCCAGCCAGGACCACAAGCGGGTCTTCGACAACGACGAGGGGCCCAACACCGGCGGCATGGGCGCCTACTCGCCGGCCCCGGTAGTTACCGAGGCCCTCACCGCCGAGGTCCTCGACACCATCGTGCGGCCGACCATCGAGGGGATGGCCGCCGAAGGCTGCCCCTACTCGGGCATTCTCTACGTCGGGCTGATGATCGCCGGCGGCAAGGCCCGGGTGGTGGAGTTCAACGCCCGTTTCGGCGACCCCGAGGCCCAGCCTCTGCTGATGCGGATGAAATCGGACATCGTGCCGGTGCTGCAGTCCATCGCCCGCGGCAAGCTGACCCAGGGCTCCCTGGAGTGGCACGACAAGGCCGCCGTCTGCGTGGTGATGGCCTCGGGCGGCTATCCGGGATCCTTTGAAAAAGGCTATGAAATCAAGGGGCTCGAAGACGCGGCCAAGATCGATGATCTCATGGTCTTTCACGCCGGCACGACCCTCAAGGACGCCAGGATCGTCAACCACGGAGGCCGGGTGCTCGGTGTGACCGGCTTGGGGGCCAGCGTGGCCGAGGCGATCGAAAAGGCCTATCTCGGGGTGCAGGCCATCGGCTGGGAGAAGGTCCATTTTCGCAAGGACATCGGCCGCAGGGCGCTGCATCGCTGAACCTTGGTCCAGTTTCTAATTAAGTGAAAAAGTCTATTCGAAACAGCCTGTTGGGCCCTGCGAATGTGCTTTTAACCAGTGCAGATTCGTGCCGATTTCCCTTGACACTGGAAGAGGGCGTATATTAGCTTTTTCAAGACTTTGTAAATTCTATCAAAAAACGAATGTGGCTTAACATTTCCAGCTCCGGTGGCTTCATCCGCACCGGACGGGCTATCGTTTAGCCTTGCGCATGTGCCGCACTCCCGCCAGCGGCTTGCGGACCCGCTTGCTGTCAACCGTGATTTCAACCTCAGGGGCCCCATTCTCCAGGAGAAATTGACTTGAGTACAAAACGAAGCCCTATCGATGCTCTCTGGGACTTTTTCTGCTCCCTCAAGCTGACTATCATCACCCTGATCCTGCTTGCCGTCACCTCGATCATCGGTACGGTCATCCAGCAGAATCTCTCTCCCCAGGAATACCTGCAGATCTACAGCGAGACGACCTACCGGGTGCTGAATTCGCTGCAGTTTTTTGACATGTACCATTCCTGGTGGTTCCTCGCCCTGCTGGGGATCTTCTCCATCAACCTGATCGCCTGCTCCATCAAGCGTTTTCCCCGGGTCTGGAAAACCGTCCACGAGCCCGTCTTGACCGCTGAAGATTCGCTGTTCCGCACCTTCAGCAACGTTGAAGAGCATGTGGTGAGCGGCTCACCGGCCGATTACCGGGACAAGATCGCCAAACTCTTCAAGGAGAACTTCGCCGAGCCGGTTGTCACCGAAAAGGAAGGCAAGATTCATTTCTTCGCCCAGAAGGGCAAGTATTCCCGGTTTGGCGTCTATGTCACCCATCTGTCCATCCTGATCATTTTCCTTGGGGCGATCATCGGCAATCTCTGGGGTTACAAGGCCTTCGTCAATATCGTCGAAGGGACCCAGACCACCAAGGTCTGGCCCCGGGGCAGCAACGAACCGCTCGAACTCGGCTTTGCCGTGCACTGCGAATCGTTCAGCGTCTCCTTCTACCCTGGCTCCAACCGGCCCAAGGAATTCAAAAGCATCCTGACCGTTCTCGAAGACGGTAAACCGGTGAGCGAGGAGCTGACCAATCGGCCGATCATCGTCAACGACCCGCTGCGCTACAAGGGGATCACCTTCTACCAGTCCAGCTATGGCCCGACCGGCGATCCGATTTTCAACTTCCGGGTCAAGGTTCGCGAGACCGGCGAGACCCTCGACCTCGTGGCAAGGCAGGGGCAGATGGTCAAACTGCCCGATGGCGGCGGGTTCCGCGTCGTTCAGTTCGCCCCCTCCTTTCAGAACTTCGGTCCCGGCGCCCGGCTCGAGACCGTCTCGGCCGACGGAAAACGCAGCAACTTCGTGGTTCTGCAGGCCTTTCCCGAATTCGACGCCCAGCGCGGCGGCGACTACATCTTCAGCATGGGCGAGTACAAGCAGCGCTATTACACCGGCCTGCAGGTGGCCAAGGACCCGGGGGTCTGGGTGGTCTGGCTCGGCTGCTTCCTGATGGTCGTCGGCTGCATCATCGCCTTTTTCCTCTCCCATCGCCGCATCTGGTTGACCATTCAGCCGGTGGGTCAGAAAACCGGCATCAAGCTGGGCGGATCGGCCCACCGCAACCAACCGGCCTTCGAACTGTTTTTTGACGAATTCAAAAAGAACCTCAAGAACGAAATCGCTTCCTAGGCCTTGCGCGGCCACCAAGGAGGAGTGCACCCATGACCAGCTCCATGTTGTTCAATATCACCACCATCGCCTATTTTGCCTCGATGGTCCTGTTCGTCGTTTTCATCGCCGGGCGCAGCAAGGTTGTCGGCCTGCTTGCCACCCTGGTCGCCTGGGCGGGTTTTGCCGCCAACACCGGCGCCATTGCCATGCGCTGGGTGGAGTCGCATCAGCTGGGCTTCGGCCATGCGCCGCTTTCCAACCTGTATGAATCGGTGGTCTTTTTCGCCTGGTCGATCCTGCTGATCTACCTGCTCTTCGATCTCAAGTACAAGCAGCGGGCGGTGGGCGCCTTCGTGCTCCCCTTCGCCTTTCTCGGCATGATCTGGGCGCAGCTGCGGCTCAACGACGCCATCGAGCCGCTGGTGCCGGCCCTGCAGAGCAACTGGCTGACCTACCACGTATTCACCTGCTTTATCGGCTACGCTGCCTTCGCCGTGGCCTGCGGGGTTTCGATCATGTACCTGGTCAAGGTCGGCAAGGAAGAGAAGTCCCCGTCGGACTCTCCTGCCGGGGGGATTCTCGGCATGTTCCCCTCGGCCAAGATCCTCGATGACCTCAACTACAAGGCGATCATGGTCGGCTTCCCCATGCTGACCCTGGGGATCATCACCGGCGCGGCCTGGGCCAACTACGCCTGGGGCACCTACTGGAGCTGGGACCCCAAGGAGACCTGGAGCCTGATCGTCTGGTTCATCTACGCGGCCTTCCTGCACGCCCGCTTCACCCGCGGCTGGGTGGGGCGCAAGGCGGCCTGGCTGTCGATCTTCGGCTTCGCGGCGACGGTCTTCTGCTACCTCGGGGTCAACCTGATCCTGTCCGGTTTGCACTCCTACGGAGGGTAGGCAACTCCACCTCGTGCCCCTTCGGAAATCCCGGAGGGGCACTTTTCTTTCAT
This window encodes:
- the ccsB gene encoding c-type cytochrome biogenesis protein CcsB is translated as MTSSMLFNITTIAYFASMVLFVVFIAGRSKVVGLLATLVAWAGFAANTGAIAMRWVESHQLGFGHAPLSNLYESVVFFAWSILLIYLLFDLKYKQRAVGAFVLPFAFLGMIWAQLRLNDAIEPLVPALQSNWLTYHVFTCFIGYAAFAVACGVSIMYLVKVGKEEKSPSDSPAGGILGMFPSAKILDDLNYKAIMVGFPMLTLGIITGAAWANYAWGTYWSWDPKETWSLIVWFIYAAFLHARFTRGWVGRKAAWLSIFGFAATVFCYLGVNLILSGLHSYGG